From a single Nematostella vectensis chromosome 3, jaNemVect1.1, whole genome shotgun sequence genomic region:
- the LOC5513203 gene encoding recombining binding protein suppressor of hairless isoform X3, producing the protein MDKDKSRRRRRKRRRDPYHRVGVYSSTPKHGHDALASPETRGLAPINMTAGQPSPPTTPSPLPDDEECLHNESSRIPFCPYIPTKLTKAAMDRYLTDVVHRNGLQTVVIFHAKVAQKSYGNEKRFFCPPPCVYLFGEGWRNRQRLLQQAGEDDGNNQQPVAFIGIGNSSEQEMQQLIIEEKVRQEHALWGYGAAKTLFISDSDKRKHFELSVKLLYPNGDHVGIFNSKRIKVISKPSKKKQSLKNADLCIQSGSTVALFNRLRSQTVSTRYLHVENGNFHASSQQWGAFTIHLLDDEESESEEFTVREGYIHYGSTVKLVCSVTGMALPRLIVRKVDKQTSLLDADDPVSQLHKVAFYMKDTERMYLCLSQERIIQFQATPCPKESNKEMINDGASWTIISTDKAECNFYEGMGPVRSPVTPVPFVSHLQLNGGGDVAMLELTGENFTANLKVWFGDVEAETMYRCGESLLCVVPDISAIRGGWRFVRQPTEVAVSLVRCDGVIYPTGLTFTYTPEPVERPALSVADSLLRGEL; encoded by the exons GAAGGGACCCCTACCACAGGGTGGGTGTATACTCATCAACTCCAAAGCACGGTCATGATGCATTAGCAAGCCCAGAGACCAGGGGTCTAGCTCCTATTAACATGACTGCCGGACAGCCAAGCCCACCCACAACACCCTCTCCACTACCTGATGATGAAGAATGCTTGCACAATGAGAGTTCAAG AATCCCCTTCTGTCCATACATACCAACCAAGTTGACAAAAGCTGCCATGGACAGATATCTCACTGATGTAGTCCACAGAAATGGCCTACAAACTGTGGTGATATTCCATGCCAAAGTTGCTCAGAAATCTTATGGGAATGAGAAAAG ATTCTTCTGCCCCCCACCGTGTGTCTATTTGTTTGGTGAGGGCTGGCGTAATCGGCAACGGCTTCTGCAACAGGCTGGGGAAGATGATGGAAACAATCAACAACCAGTGGCTTTTATTGGAATCGGCAATAGCAGTGAGCAAGAAATGCAACAACTAATTATAGAAGAAAAGGTGCGACAGGAGCATGCCTTATGG GGATACGGTGCTGCCAAAACGTTATTTATTTCGGACTCcgacaaaagaaaacattttgagCTATCAGTCAAG TTGCTCTACCCAAATGGTGACCATGTTGGCATTTTTAACTCAAagagaataaag GTCATATCCAAGCCATCTAAAAAGAAGCAATCATTAAAGAATGCAGACT TGTGTATTCAGTCTGGTTCTACAGTAGCCCTGTTCAACAGACTCCGCTCTCAGACTGTTAGCACTCGGTATCTGCATGTAGAGAATGGAAACTTCCATGcaagcagccagcaatgggGAGCTTTCACTATACATCTGT TGGATGATGAAGAGTCAGAAAGTGAGGAATTTACTGTAAGAGAAGGCTATATTCACTATGGCTCCACTGTCAAGCTTGTCTGTTCTGTTACTGGGATGGCTCTACCAAGACTT ATTGTAAGGAAAGTGGACAAACAGACGTCACTGCTAGATGCTGATGACCCAGTGTCACAGTTACATAAG GTTGCATTTTACATGAAAGACACAGAGCGCATGTATTTGTGTTTGTCTCAAGAAAGAATAATACAGTTCCAG GCGACTCCCTGTCCCAAAGAAAGCAATAAAGAAATGATAAATGATGGAGCATCATGGACAATTATAAGTACAG ACAAAGCAGAGTGTAACTTCTATGAGGGTATGGGTCCTGTTCGCTCTCCTGTGACTCCGGTTCCATTTGTGAGTCACCTTCAA CTTAATGGCGGGGGAGATGTTGCGATGTTGGAGCTAACGGGAGAGAACTTCACGGCAAACCTCAAGGTGTGGTTTGGAGATGTTGAGGCTGAGACGATGTACAG ATGCGGAGAAAGTCTTCTGTGCGTTGTACCGGACATCTCGGCTATACGGGGCGGATGGAGGTTTGTCCGGCAGCCAACGGAGGTTGCAGTGAGCCTAGTAAGATGTGATGGTGTGATCTATCCTACTGGTCTAACGTTCACCTACACTCCCGAGCCAGTTGAACGTCCGGCACTCTCAGTTGCCGACTCATTATTACGAGGGGAGTTATAA
- the LOC5513203 gene encoding recombining binding protein suppressor of hairless isoform X2 translates to MIRSANLVASLSSSSRKSDRIHIRDDTLEEISGFHPYNGPMRRAASSLTSPQPPIKRFHFDSYSPNELAPSNGSLDSALYQAQISSNVQGNYVPVSESHRDRRDPYHRVGVYSSTPKHGHDALASPETRGLAPINMTAGQPSPPTTPSPLPDDEECLHNESSRIPFCPYIPTKLTKAAMDRYLTDVVHRNGLQTVVIFHAKVAQKSYGNEKRFFCPPPCVYLFGEGWRNRQRLLQQAGEDDGNNQQPVAFIGIGNSSEQEMQQLIIEEKGYGAAKTLFISDSDKRKHFELSVKLLYPNGDHVGIFNSKRIKVISKPSKKKQSLKNADLCIQSGSTVALFNRLRSQTVSTRYLHVENGNFHASSQQWGAFTIHLLDDEESESEEFTVREGYIHYGSTVKLVCSVTGMALPRLIVRKVDKQTSLLDADDPVSQLHKVAFYMKDTERMYLCLSQERIIQFQATPCPKESNKEMINDGASWTIISTDKAECNFYEGMGPVRSPVTPVPFVSHLQLNGGGDVAMLELTGENFTANLKVWFGDVEAETMYRCGESLLCVVPDISAIRGGWRFVRQPTEVAVSLVRCDGVIYPTGLTFTYTPEPVERPALSVADSLLRGEL, encoded by the exons ATGATTCGAAGCGCCAATTTGGTGGCCTCTTTATCGAGTTCAAGCAGAAAATCGGACAGAATTCACATTCGAGACGATACATTAGAAGAAATAAGTGGGTTTCATCCGTACAACGGCCCGATGCGTAGGGCAGCCTCAAGTTTAACTTCACCGCAACCACCGATCAAAAGATTTCACTTCGACAGCTACTCACCGAACGAGTTGGCGCCTTCAAATGGCAGCCTTGATTCGGCTCTTTACCAAGCACAGATTTCATCTAACGTCCAAGGAAATTATGTTCCAGTTTCCGAAAGCCATCGCGACC GAAGGGACCCCTACCACAGGGTGGGTGTATACTCATCAACTCCAAAGCACGGTCATGATGCATTAGCAAGCCCAGAGACCAGGGGTCTAGCTCCTATTAACATGACTGCCGGACAGCCAAGCCCACCCACAACACCCTCTCCACTACCTGATGATGAAGAATGCTTGCACAATGAGAGTTCAAG AATCCCCTTCTGTCCATACATACCAACCAAGTTGACAAAAGCTGCCATGGACAGATATCTCACTGATGTAGTCCACAGAAATGGCCTACAAACTGTGGTGATATTCCATGCCAAAGTTGCTCAGAAATCTTATGGGAATGAGAAAAG ATTCTTCTGCCCCCCACCGTGTGTCTATTTGTTTGGTGAGGGCTGGCGTAATCGGCAACGGCTTCTGCAACAGGCTGGGGAAGATGATGGAAACAATCAACAACCAGTGGCTTTTATTGGAATCGGCAATAGCAGTGAGCAAGAAATGCAACAACTAATTATAGAAGAAAAG GGATACGGTGCTGCCAAAACGTTATTTATTTCGGACTCcgacaaaagaaaacattttgagCTATCAGTCAAG TTGCTCTACCCAAATGGTGACCATGTTGGCATTTTTAACTCAAagagaataaag GTCATATCCAAGCCATCTAAAAAGAAGCAATCATTAAAGAATGCAGACT TGTGTATTCAGTCTGGTTCTACAGTAGCCCTGTTCAACAGACTCCGCTCTCAGACTGTTAGCACTCGGTATCTGCATGTAGAGAATGGAAACTTCCATGcaagcagccagcaatgggGAGCTTTCACTATACATCTGT TGGATGATGAAGAGTCAGAAAGTGAGGAATTTACTGTAAGAGAAGGCTATATTCACTATGGCTCCACTGTCAAGCTTGTCTGTTCTGTTACTGGGATGGCTCTACCAAGACTT ATTGTAAGGAAAGTGGACAAACAGACGTCACTGCTAGATGCTGATGACCCAGTGTCACAGTTACATAAG GTTGCATTTTACATGAAAGACACAGAGCGCATGTATTTGTGTTTGTCTCAAGAAAGAATAATACAGTTCCAG GCGACTCCCTGTCCCAAAGAAAGCAATAAAGAAATGATAAATGATGGAGCATCATGGACAATTATAAGTACAG ACAAAGCAGAGTGTAACTTCTATGAGGGTATGGGTCCTGTTCGCTCTCCTGTGACTCCGGTTCCATTTGTGAGTCACCTTCAA CTTAATGGCGGGGGAGATGTTGCGATGTTGGAGCTAACGGGAGAGAACTTCACGGCAAACCTCAAGGTGTGGTTTGGAGATGTTGAGGCTGAGACGATGTACAG ATGCGGAGAAAGTCTTCTGTGCGTTGTACCGGACATCTCGGCTATACGGGGCGGATGGAGGTTTGTCCGGCAGCCAACGGAGGTTGCAGTGAGCCTAGTAAGATGTGATGGTGTGATCTATCCTACTGGTCTAACGTTCACCTACACTCCCGAGCCAGTTGAACGTCCGGCACTCTCAGTTGCCGACTCATTATTACGAGGGGAGTTATAA
- the LOC5513203 gene encoding recombining binding protein suppressor of hairless isoform X1 — MIRSANLVASLSSSSRKSDRIHIRDDTLEEISGFHPYNGPMRRAASSLTSPQPPIKRFHFDSYSPNELAPSNGSLDSALYQAQISSNVQGNYVPVSESHRDRRDPYHRVGVYSSTPKHGHDALASPETRGLAPINMTAGQPSPPTTPSPLPDDEECLHNESSRIPFCPYIPTKLTKAAMDRYLTDVVHRNGLQTVVIFHAKVAQKSYGNEKRFFCPPPCVYLFGEGWRNRQRLLQQAGEDDGNNQQPVAFIGIGNSSEQEMQQLIIEEKVRQEHALWGYGAAKTLFISDSDKRKHFELSVKLLYPNGDHVGIFNSKRIKVISKPSKKKQSLKNADLCIQSGSTVALFNRLRSQTVSTRYLHVENGNFHASSQQWGAFTIHLLDDEESESEEFTVREGYIHYGSTVKLVCSVTGMALPRLIVRKVDKQTSLLDADDPVSQLHKVAFYMKDTERMYLCLSQERIIQFQATPCPKESNKEMINDGASWTIISTDKAECNFYEGMGPVRSPVTPVPFVSHLQLNGGGDVAMLELTGENFTANLKVWFGDVEAETMYRCGESLLCVVPDISAIRGGWRFVRQPTEVAVSLVRCDGVIYPTGLTFTYTPEPVERPALSVADSLLRGEL; from the exons ATGATTCGAAGCGCCAATTTGGTGGCCTCTTTATCGAGTTCAAGCAGAAAATCGGACAGAATTCACATTCGAGACGATACATTAGAAGAAATAAGTGGGTTTCATCCGTACAACGGCCCGATGCGTAGGGCAGCCTCAAGTTTAACTTCACCGCAACCACCGATCAAAAGATTTCACTTCGACAGCTACTCACCGAACGAGTTGGCGCCTTCAAATGGCAGCCTTGATTCGGCTCTTTACCAAGCACAGATTTCATCTAACGTCCAAGGAAATTATGTTCCAGTTTCCGAAAGCCATCGCGACC GAAGGGACCCCTACCACAGGGTGGGTGTATACTCATCAACTCCAAAGCACGGTCATGATGCATTAGCAAGCCCAGAGACCAGGGGTCTAGCTCCTATTAACATGACTGCCGGACAGCCAAGCCCACCCACAACACCCTCTCCACTACCTGATGATGAAGAATGCTTGCACAATGAGAGTTCAAG AATCCCCTTCTGTCCATACATACCAACCAAGTTGACAAAAGCTGCCATGGACAGATATCTCACTGATGTAGTCCACAGAAATGGCCTACAAACTGTGGTGATATTCCATGCCAAAGTTGCTCAGAAATCTTATGGGAATGAGAAAAG ATTCTTCTGCCCCCCACCGTGTGTCTATTTGTTTGGTGAGGGCTGGCGTAATCGGCAACGGCTTCTGCAACAGGCTGGGGAAGATGATGGAAACAATCAACAACCAGTGGCTTTTATTGGAATCGGCAATAGCAGTGAGCAAGAAATGCAACAACTAATTATAGAAGAAAAGGTGCGACAGGAGCATGCCTTATGG GGATACGGTGCTGCCAAAACGTTATTTATTTCGGACTCcgacaaaagaaaacattttgagCTATCAGTCAAG TTGCTCTACCCAAATGGTGACCATGTTGGCATTTTTAACTCAAagagaataaag GTCATATCCAAGCCATCTAAAAAGAAGCAATCATTAAAGAATGCAGACT TGTGTATTCAGTCTGGTTCTACAGTAGCCCTGTTCAACAGACTCCGCTCTCAGACTGTTAGCACTCGGTATCTGCATGTAGAGAATGGAAACTTCCATGcaagcagccagcaatgggGAGCTTTCACTATACATCTGT TGGATGATGAAGAGTCAGAAAGTGAGGAATTTACTGTAAGAGAAGGCTATATTCACTATGGCTCCACTGTCAAGCTTGTCTGTTCTGTTACTGGGATGGCTCTACCAAGACTT ATTGTAAGGAAAGTGGACAAACAGACGTCACTGCTAGATGCTGATGACCCAGTGTCACAGTTACATAAG GTTGCATTTTACATGAAAGACACAGAGCGCATGTATTTGTGTTTGTCTCAAGAAAGAATAATACAGTTCCAG GCGACTCCCTGTCCCAAAGAAAGCAATAAAGAAATGATAAATGATGGAGCATCATGGACAATTATAAGTACAG ACAAAGCAGAGTGTAACTTCTATGAGGGTATGGGTCCTGTTCGCTCTCCTGTGACTCCGGTTCCATTTGTGAGTCACCTTCAA CTTAATGGCGGGGGAGATGTTGCGATGTTGGAGCTAACGGGAGAGAACTTCACGGCAAACCTCAAGGTGTGGTTTGGAGATGTTGAGGCTGAGACGATGTACAG ATGCGGAGAAAGTCTTCTGTGCGTTGTACCGGACATCTCGGCTATACGGGGCGGATGGAGGTTTGTCCGGCAGCCAACGGAGGTTGCAGTGAGCCTAGTAAGATGTGATGGTGTGATCTATCCTACTGGTCTAACGTTCACCTACACTCCCGAGCCAGTTGAACGTCCGGCACTCTCAGTTGCCGACTCATTATTACGAGGGGAGTTATAA